A single Elaeis guineensis isolate ETL-2024a chromosome 15, EG11, whole genome shotgun sequence DNA region contains:
- the LOC105032348 gene encoding homeobox-leucine zipper protein HOX12, translated as MIKTIPSHLEEERSSLMSFGLYSQKIEGETRTRRRRRKTKVDGAGGEAKKRRLSDQQVKFLEMSFGKERKLESGRKVHLAGELGLDPKQVAVWFQNRRARYKNKHLEEEYLKLKSAHDAVVVEKCHLENEVLKLKEKLTEAEVSIRKLSEAVNGASGGSGGDGGGSPTSSFSTVTYHPLVGEFGVNGEADLIYIPEYNFNNYMMEWDDLYGM; from the exons ATGATCAAGACCATCCCGAGCCACCTGGAAGAAGAGCGCTCCTCTCTCATGAGCTTTGGCCTGTACTCCCAAAAGATTGAAG GGGAGACAAGGACacggcggaggaggaggaagacaaaGGTGGATGGTGCAGGGGGAGAGGCAAAGAAGAGAAGGCTCAGTGATCAGCAAGTCAAATTCTTGGAGATGAGCTTTGGGAAGGAGAGAAAATTGGAGTCAGGGAGGAAGGTGCACCTCGCCGGTGAGCTTGGACTCGACCCGAAACAGGTTGCGGTGTGGTTTCAGAATCGAAGGGCGAGGTACAAGAACAAGCACCTGGAGGAGGAGTATCTCAAGCTCAAATCGGCCCATGACGCCGTCGTCGTCGAGAAGTGCCACCTTGAGAATGAG GTTCTGAAACTAAAGGAGAAGCTTACAGAGGCTGAAGTGTCCATAAGGAAGCTTTCTGAAGCAGTTAATGGAGCTTCTGGTGGCAGTGGTGGCGACGGTGGTGGCAGTCCGACCTCGTCCTTCTCGACGGTTACTTATCATCCTCTAGTTGGAGAATTTGGGGTGAATGGAGAAGCCGACCTCATCTACATACcagaatataattttaataactacATGATGGAATGGGATGATCTCTATGGAATGTAA